The following are from one region of the Stigmatella ashevillena genome:
- a CDS encoding amidohydrolase family protein has product MREGLRLLDADRHVLEPPGMWQEYLPAEYRAGAPYHQVLAPPESLDQRVARLGPKGLIPPMPTLMLDGQPVWNKLSERAMVEVAWSLAQRPGGAALGATAANHLRSMDSAGVDLAFLYPTSASFLLRIDGMDPVRASAFARAYNDWLKDFCQPAPERLCGVGVLSLHEPARMVGELERVAGFGWRAVVLPPNPVGNRTLSHPDYEPFWSACERLSMAVTLHEGSHARLPTAGADRFQTRFALNASSHPLEAMLALLTLIEGGVLERHPRLRVGILEAGCGWLPYWLWRMDATWQYMAGEVAENVRMKPSEYFRRQCFASIEPEEPGIAEVVRFLGTDNLLFGSDYPHADHGDNIVDHVMGLRTVLSEEAIHKLLWDNPARFYGLAEKADTVSRNT; this is encoded by the coding sequence ATGCGCGAAGGACTCCGGCTGCTGGATGCGGATCGACACGTCCTGGAGCCCCCCGGAATGTGGCAGGAGTACCTTCCCGCCGAGTACCGGGCCGGAGCCCCCTATCACCAGGTGCTCGCCCCCCCGGAGTCCCTGGACCAGCGCGTGGCCCGGCTCGGCCCCAAGGGGCTCATTCCCCCCATGCCCACGCTGATGCTCGATGGCCAGCCGGTGTGGAACAAGCTGTCCGAGCGGGCCATGGTGGAGGTGGCCTGGAGCCTCGCCCAGCGGCCCGGGGGCGCCGCCCTGGGGGCGACCGCCGCCAACCACCTGCGCTCCATGGACAGCGCGGGCGTGGACCTGGCCTTCCTCTATCCCACCTCGGCCTCGTTCCTGCTGCGCATTGACGGCATGGACCCCGTGCGCGCCTCGGCCTTCGCCCGCGCCTACAACGACTGGCTGAAGGACTTCTGCCAACCCGCCCCCGAGCGCCTGTGCGGCGTGGGCGTCCTCAGCCTGCACGAGCCCGCGCGGATGGTGGGCGAGTTGGAGCGCGTGGCGGGCTTCGGCTGGAGGGCCGTGGTGCTGCCCCCCAACCCCGTGGGCAACAGGACGTTGTCCCACCCGGACTACGAGCCCTTCTGGTCCGCGTGCGAGCGCCTCTCCATGGCCGTGACCCTTCACGAGGGAAGCCATGCGCGGCTTCCCACCGCCGGCGCGGATCGCTTCCAGACCCGCTTTGCCCTCAATGCCTCATCACACCCGCTGGAGGCGATGCTCGCCCTGCTGACCCTCATCGAAGGCGGCGTGCTGGAGCGGCACCCCCGCCTGCGCGTGGGCATCCTGGAGGCAGGTTGTGGGTGGCTGCCTTACTGGCTCTGGCGCATGGATGCCACGTGGCAATACATGGCGGGCGAAGTGGCAGAGAATGTCCGGATGAAGCCCTCGGAGTACTTCCGGCGCCAGTGCTTCGCCTCCATCGAGCCCGAAGAGCCTGGCATTGCGGAGGTTGTCCGGTTTCTCGGTACGGACAATCTCCTGTTTGGCTCGGATTACCCGCATGCGGACCACGGAGACAACATCGTGGACCACGTCATGGGGTTGCGAACGGTGCTGTCCGAGGAAGCCATTCACAAACTCCTCTGGGACAACCCCGCTCGCTTTTACGGCCTTGCCGAGAAAGCAGACACCGTCAGCAGAAACACGTGA
- a CDS encoding CTP synthase: MRSKKTKYIFVTGGVVSSLGKGLASASIGALLENRGLNITLLKLDPYINVDPGTMSPFQHGEVYVTEDGGETDMDLGHYERFTHARMSRTNNFTTGRIYHSVIMKERRGEYLGKTVQVIPHITDEIKANIRQASQDVDVVIVEVGGTVGDIESLPFLEAIRQMRYDVGSQNAVYVHLTLLPYIGAAGEVKTKPTQHSVMKLREIGIQPDFLLCRTDREISRELKDKIAMFCNVDTGNVFTSPDVKSVYELPLELHRQGLDERLAEVLNIWSRAPHLERWETITRRIYEPARGEVKVGIVGKYVDLKESYKSLNEALLHGGIANDVRVNLHFVDSQEVEAQGAEKLLSGVDAILVPGGFGVRGTEGKIAAVRHAREKKIPFFGICLGLQMAVVEFSRGVLGIKEADSLEFNAHTPHPVVTIMESQVNVQDKGGTMRLGSYACALQPGSLAHKLYGQDLIQERHRHRYEVNNAYRGRLQEAGLTISGHNPDLNLVEMIELKEHPYFVGCQFHPEFKSKPFAPHPLFSGFIKAALTQRDATRGASQVQA, encoded by the coding sequence ATGCGCTCCAAGAAGACCAAGTACATCTTCGTGACCGGCGGCGTGGTCAGCTCACTGGGCAAGGGGCTCGCATCGGCGTCCATTGGCGCCCTGCTGGAGAACCGTGGGCTGAACATCACGCTGCTCAAGCTGGATCCGTACATCAACGTGGATCCCGGCACGATGAGCCCCTTTCAGCACGGCGAGGTCTACGTCACCGAGGACGGCGGCGAGACCGACATGGATCTCGGCCACTACGAGCGGTTCACCCACGCGAGGATGAGCCGGACGAACAACTTCACCACCGGCCGCATCTACCACTCTGTCATCATGAAGGAGCGGCGGGGCGAGTACCTGGGCAAGACGGTCCAGGTGATTCCTCACATCACCGATGAGATCAAAGCCAACATCCGCCAGGCCTCGCAGGATGTGGACGTCGTCATCGTCGAGGTGGGCGGCACCGTGGGCGACATCGAGTCCCTGCCGTTCCTCGAGGCCATCCGGCAGATGCGCTACGACGTGGGCAGCCAGAACGCCGTCTATGTGCACCTCACGCTGCTGCCCTACATCGGCGCGGCCGGCGAGGTGAAGACCAAGCCCACCCAGCACTCGGTGATGAAGCTGCGGGAGATCGGCATCCAGCCGGACTTCCTGCTGTGCCGCACGGACCGTGAAATCTCCCGGGAGCTCAAGGACAAGATCGCCATGTTCTGCAACGTGGACACGGGCAACGTGTTCACCTCGCCGGACGTGAAGAGCGTGTACGAGCTGCCGCTGGAGCTGCACCGCCAGGGGCTGGACGAGCGGCTGGCGGAGGTCCTCAACATCTGGAGCCGCGCGCCCCACCTGGAGCGCTGGGAGACCATCACCCGCCGCATCTATGAGCCGGCGCGGGGCGAGGTGAAGGTCGGCATCGTCGGCAAGTACGTGGACTTGAAAGAGAGCTACAAGAGCCTCAACGAGGCGCTGCTGCACGGAGGCATCGCCAACGACGTGCGGGTGAACCTCCACTTCGTGGACTCCCAGGAGGTGGAGGCGCAAGGCGCCGAGAAGCTCCTGTCCGGGGTGGACGCCATCCTGGTGCCCGGAGGCTTCGGGGTGCGCGGCACGGAGGGGAAGATCGCGGCCGTGCGCCATGCCCGCGAGAAGAAGATTCCCTTTTTCGGCATCTGCCTGGGCCTGCAAATGGCGGTGGTGGAGTTCAGCCGGGGCGTCCTGGGCATCAAGGAAGCCGACTCGCTGGAGTTCAACGCGCACACCCCGCACCCGGTGGTGACCATCATGGAGAGCCAGGTCAACGTGCAGGACAAGGGCGGCACCATGCGCCTGGGCAGCTACGCGTGCGCGCTCCAACCCGGATCCCTGGCCCACAAGCTCTACGGCCAGGACCTCATCCAGGAGCGCCACCGCCACCGCTACGAGGTGAACAACGCCTACCGCGGACGGCTGCAGGAGGCCGGGCTCACCATCTCCGGACACAATCCCGACCTGAATCTGGTGGAGATGATCGAACTGAAGGAACATCCCTACTTCGTCGGCTGCCAGTTCCACCCCGAGTTCAAGAGCAAACCCTTCGCTCCGCATCCCCTCTTCTCCGGCTTCATCAAGGCGGCACTCACCCAGCGTGACGCCACCCGTGGGGCCTCGCAGGTGCAGGCATGA
- a CDS encoding ABC transporter ATP-binding protein: MEKPPLKPRLPSRVTLRRLLGLARPETRTLLAGTFFLAIGSGMSLLYPQAMRFIIDEALGSRDRAVIDRAALWMTLILAIQALSVALRYYLFTTAGERVVTRLRQNLFASMMGQEVAFFDERKTGELTNRLSSDTTVLQNTVSANISMVLRNVAQAVGGVALLFYTSPLLTLLMLAVVPAVAVGAVVYGRRVRKLSKEVQDALAASNEVAEESLSGVRTVRAFAAEKHEVARYRGAVDKAFELARRRIRHSSTFMAVASFGGFSSAAVVLWYGGRLVVDGKLSVGGLTSFLLYSLFVAFALGALAELWADFMRASGAAERVFELMDRTPTIPSTGGERPPNVQGRVELREVCFAYPTRPDIQVLQGIDLTIAPGEVVAIVGPSGAGKSTIASLLTRLYDPQEGRVLVDGKDLKALDPEWLRQQIGVVAQEPLLFSSSIAENIRYGRMDASDAEVEAAARAANAHDFISRFPEGYRTPVGERGVQLSGGQKQRVAIARAVLKDPRLLILDEATSALDAESEHLVKDALERLMQGRTTLIIAHRLSTVMGADRVLVLEGGSVVQSGSHSALMGQEGLYRRLVERQFVAA; encoded by the coding sequence GTGGAAAAGCCCCCCTTGAAACCCCGCCTTCCCTCCCGAGTCACCCTGCGCCGACTCCTCGGCCTGGCCCGACCGGAGACGCGCACCCTGCTGGCCGGTACCTTCTTCCTGGCCATTGGCAGTGGCATGAGCCTCCTCTACCCCCAGGCGATGCGGTTCATCATCGACGAGGCGCTGGGCTCCCGAGACCGGGCCGTGATTGACCGGGCCGCCCTGTGGATGACGCTCATCCTCGCCATCCAGGCCCTGTCGGTGGCGCTGCGCTATTACCTCTTCACCACCGCGGGGGAGCGGGTGGTGACGCGCCTGCGGCAGAACCTCTTCGCCAGCATGATGGGGCAGGAGGTGGCCTTCTTCGACGAGCGCAAGACGGGCGAGCTCACCAACCGCCTCTCCTCGGACACGACGGTGCTTCAGAACACCGTGAGCGCCAACATCTCCATGGTGCTGCGCAACGTGGCCCAGGCGGTGGGCGGCGTGGCGCTGCTCTTCTACACCTCCCCCCTCCTCACGCTGCTGATGCTGGCGGTGGTGCCCGCGGTGGCGGTGGGCGCCGTGGTGTACGGGCGGCGGGTCCGCAAGCTCTCCAAGGAAGTGCAGGACGCGCTCGCCGCCTCCAACGAGGTGGCCGAGGAGAGCCTGTCGGGCGTGCGCACCGTGCGCGCCTTCGCGGCCGAGAAGCACGAGGTGGCGCGCTACCGCGGCGCCGTGGACAAGGCCTTCGAGCTGGCCCGCCGCCGCATCCGTCATTCCTCCACCTTCATGGCCGTGGCCTCCTTCGGCGGTTTCTCGTCCGCCGCGGTGGTGCTCTGGTACGGCGGGCGGCTGGTGGTGGACGGGAAGCTCTCCGTGGGCGGACTCACCTCCTTTCTCCTCTACTCGCTCTTCGTGGCCTTCGCGCTGGGGGCCCTGGCGGAGCTGTGGGCGGACTTCATGCGCGCCTCGGGCGCCGCCGAGCGCGTGTTCGAGCTGATGGATCGCACCCCCACCATCCCCTCCACGGGGGGCGAGCGGCCCCCCAACGTCCAGGGCCGCGTCGAGCTGCGCGAGGTGTGCTTCGCCTACCCCACGCGCCCGGACATCCAGGTGCTCCAGGGAATTGATCTCACCATCGCTCCCGGCGAGGTGGTCGCCATCGTCGGCCCTTCGGGCGCGGGCAAGTCCACCATCGCGAGCCTGCTGACGCGGCTCTATGATCCTCAAGAGGGCCGCGTCCTGGTGGACGGCAAGGACCTGAAGGCGCTGGATCCGGAGTGGCTGAGGCAGCAGATCGGCGTGGTGGCCCAGGAGCCGCTGCTCTTCTCCTCCTCCATCGCGGAGAACATCCGCTACGGCCGGATGGATGCCAGCGACGCGGAGGTGGAAGCCGCCGCGCGCGCCGCCAACGCTCACGACTTCATCAGCCGGTTCCCCGAGGGGTACCGGACGCCCGTGGGGGAGCGCGGCGTTCAACTCTCGGGAGGCCAGAAGCAGCGCGTGGCCATCGCCCGGGCGGTGCTGAAGGACCCGCGCCTGCTCATCCTCGACGAGGCCACCAGCGCCCTGGACGCCGAGAGCGAGCACCTGGTGAAGGACGCGCTGGAGCGGCTCATGCAGGGGCGCACCACGCTCATCATTGCCCACCGCCTCTCCACGGTGATGGGCGCCGACCGGGTGCTGGTGCTGGAGGGCGGCAGCGTGGTGCAGAGCGGCAGCCACTCGGCGCTGATGGGCCAGGAGGGTCTCTACCGACGGCTCGTGGAACGTCAGTTCGTGGCGGCCTGA
- a CDS encoding amidase: MHLNEYIRFDGMGLASLVQRKEVSAAELVQTAFKAIEVTNPALNAVIATLEDEAQATLARGLPQGPFAGVPFLIKDLGVHAAHIPSSQGTRTFKGLALPHDTALMARYRRAGLVLVGRTNAPELGLSNSTEPLAWGPTRNPWNLKFSPGGSSGGSAAAVSAGMVPMAYGNDGGGSIRMPASMCGLFGMKPTRGRITSGPDSGELLNGFGVEHVLTRSVRDSAAMLDASAGPAAGDPYLIPPPERSFLEESLREPGRLRIAVCRKAPAGDPVSPECLAALDEAVRLCASLGHELVEASPPYQGSLLENITVTLWSTAMVGWMEGLAALAGLTLREEDFERTSWAALEHGRRVSGAEVQAALARLNQFSRGMGSFFEEYDLLLTPTFALPSLPLGLLDANAPLTFVQWMRRLYSFCPFTTHANATGQPAMSVPLSWSAEGFPIGAHFVGRWGAEATLFRLAGQLERAQPWAHRWPAHHAGAIKA, translated from the coding sequence ATGCACCTGAACGAGTACATCCGGTTCGATGGAATGGGTCTGGCATCGCTCGTCCAGCGCAAGGAGGTGTCTGCCGCCGAGTTGGTGCAGACCGCCTTCAAGGCCATTGAAGTCACCAATCCGGCGCTCAATGCCGTCATCGCCACGTTGGAGGACGAGGCCCAGGCCACTCTGGCGCGGGGTTTGCCTCAGGGGCCGTTCGCCGGGGTCCCCTTCCTGATCAAGGACCTGGGGGTGCACGCCGCCCACATTCCTTCTTCGCAGGGAACGCGGACTTTCAAGGGCTTGGCGCTTCCCCATGACACCGCCTTGATGGCGCGTTACCGCCGGGCGGGCCTCGTGCTGGTGGGCAGGACCAATGCGCCTGAGTTGGGGTTGAGCAACTCCACCGAGCCCCTGGCGTGGGGGCCGACACGCAACCCTTGGAATCTGAAGTTCAGTCCTGGAGGTTCCAGTGGCGGCTCGGCGGCGGCGGTGAGCGCGGGCATGGTGCCCATGGCCTACGGCAACGATGGCGGCGGCTCCATCCGGATGCCGGCCTCGATGTGTGGGCTCTTCGGAATGAAGCCGACCCGTGGCCGAATCACCTCCGGGCCCGACAGCGGGGAGTTGTTGAACGGTTTCGGGGTCGAGCATGTCCTGACCCGTTCGGTGCGCGACAGCGCGGCGATGCTGGACGCCTCGGCGGGGCCCGCTGCTGGCGATCCGTATCTCATCCCTCCGCCCGAGCGGTCTTTCCTGGAAGAGTCCCTTCGTGAGCCCGGGCGGCTGCGCATCGCGGTCTGCCGCAAGGCGCCCGCCGGAGACCCCGTGAGCCCCGAATGTCTGGCGGCGTTGGACGAGGCGGTGCGGCTGTGCGCCTCCCTGGGGCATGAGCTCGTCGAGGCGTCACCGCCCTACCAGGGCTCCCTTCTGGAGAACATCACCGTGACGCTCTGGAGCACCGCCATGGTGGGCTGGATGGAGGGGCTGGCGGCCCTGGCGGGGCTCACCCTCCGGGAAGAAGACTTCGAGCGGACCTCCTGGGCGGCCCTGGAGCATGGGCGCCGCGTGTCGGGGGCGGAGGTCCAGGCGGCGCTGGCAAGGCTCAATCAGTTCAGCCGTGGGATGGGGAGCTTCTTCGAGGAGTATGATCTCCTGCTCACGCCCACCTTCGCGCTGCCCTCCTTGCCGCTCGGGCTGCTGGATGCCAATGCGCCACTGACCTTTGTCCAGTGGATGCGGCGGCTCTACTCCTTCTGTCCGTTCACCACCCACGCCAACGCCACCGGCCAGCCCGCCATGAGTGTGCCGCTCTCTTGGAGCGCGGAAGGGTTTCCCATCGGCGCCCACTTCGTCGGCCGTTGGGGCGCGGAGGCCACGTTGTTCCGGCTGGCCGGCCAGCTCGAACGCGCCCAGCCCTGGGCCCACCGGTGGCCTGCCCATCACGCCGGCGCCATCAAGGCGTGA
- a CDS encoding TOMM system kinase/cyclase fusion protein: MDPIAAGMVFQDRYEILAKLGEGGFGEVYRARQKVTQHEVAIKVLRTFHSTEEHQVARFQREMQVCAQLYHPNIVRLIDSGKAEPGLLYTVFEYVPGRTLAEVLATEGVLGPGETVHLMLQVLDALSCAHNQGVIHRDLKPQNIMLSQTGVRRNAMVLDFGLGTLASGSKEDVARITRTHEMLGTPTYAAPEQLRGEPVTANSDLYSWGLIFLECLTGQRAVEGATVQQVIFKQLGPELVSIPSWLEGHRLGQLLRKVTNKDVKAREVPAPRVVRELELCAVEGWPMGEGKGIESIPAPLLSSGTLDGPARGERRQLTAVCCHVSLSADGSVEEDEELDLLLRSLHASCAYIARRHGAHVGSVLGEWMLFYFGYPLAAEDDARRAARAALEMASQMERKGAELVSEGKSRLEFRAGIHTGLVISQDPHAHARADLPALVGSTPNVAVRMQARAEPGAILVSEATSKLLRGHFVFDEARREEGAGGKEGGRFRLLHEYRTSSTGVDGSITLPLYGRSEELDLLRQRWAQTVGGTGQSILLSGEPGIGKSRLVHELVRKVRGTPHTFLECRCAPEGKNNALFPVVELLESLLGLGRNAKPEQALAAIEALLTQHGFLLAEAMPLVAGLLSVRGSSGQYPIPEVSPQRAKELTLNLLVSLFFEMAEQQPLLLLVEDLHWADPTTLELLSQLIEDSSTTQLCLVLTARSEFIPSWPMSKVLQVQLSRLDRQRAEEMVSGLTQQTPLPREVVEQLVSRTDGVPLFLEELTRMVMDALPARGSETPSRVWTPTRLAIPTTLRDSLMARLDRLGPARETAQLAAALGREFSYEVLRAVSPRPEAELQRDLKALADADLVHRRRGVRNPSYLFKHALIRDTAYESMLRPLRREVHERIAAMLERHFPEVVGTRPDLLALHHAAADQKRQALDYAQKAAMGALMRSANNEAVAHASDALDWLEVVADERERAQAELGLNGIIIPARMSTHGWADERIKNRIDRSQQLVDALGDTPQVAPSLWALGLYHHTRGHRGAARAVMERLLAMGEQSADDSLIVMALCGLGHCLTVEGRMAEARECFERSLSLYDASRHAKLAVYLGLDPRAYAQMAMGFLVWMMGYADLAATYAQSALTWAEETKHPSSLALAYFFHLTFLQAQGARDQVISLGDKALEITQRYGLPANEVYCRMVRNWAVRDRDGLRRDIDELHQKLGVRLAMTYYNYLLAELEFDAQRYSAALAIIDTFLGDGRRPEERYYLADLLCLKGRCLQAQGESGAAEACLKEALEVAKQQSAKMLELKAANALSELFQARGQTAQARALLTPLLEWFTEGLQTPDVSRARTLLGQLAA; the protein is encoded by the coding sequence TTGGATCCAATCGCAGCGGGCATGGTCTTCCAGGATCGCTACGAGATTCTCGCGAAGCTGGGGGAGGGGGGCTTCGGGGAGGTCTACCGGGCGCGTCAGAAGGTGACGCAGCACGAGGTGGCGATCAAGGTCCTGCGGACCTTCCATTCCACGGAGGAGCACCAGGTCGCGCGCTTCCAGCGCGAGATGCAGGTGTGCGCCCAACTGTATCACCCCAACATCGTGCGGCTCATCGACTCGGGAAAGGCGGAGCCGGGCCTGCTGTACACCGTCTTCGAGTACGTGCCGGGCCGCACCCTGGCGGAGGTGCTGGCCACCGAAGGCGTCCTGGGGCCCGGGGAGACCGTGCACCTGATGCTCCAGGTGCTCGATGCGCTGAGCTGCGCGCACAACCAGGGCGTCATCCACCGGGATCTCAAGCCGCAGAACATCATGCTCTCTCAGACGGGGGTGCGCCGAAACGCGATGGTGCTCGACTTCGGGTTGGGCACGCTCGCCTCGGGGAGCAAGGAAGACGTGGCGCGCATCACCCGGACCCACGAGATGCTGGGGACGCCCACCTACGCGGCCCCCGAGCAGCTCCGGGGCGAGCCGGTGACGGCGAACTCGGATCTCTACTCCTGGGGGCTCATCTTCCTGGAGTGCCTCACCGGGCAGCGGGCGGTGGAGGGCGCCACCGTGCAGCAGGTGATCTTCAAGCAGCTCGGCCCTGAGCTTGTCTCCATTCCGAGCTGGCTCGAAGGCCATCGGCTGGGCCAGCTCTTGCGGAAGGTGACGAACAAGGACGTGAAGGCCCGGGAGGTTCCCGCCCCGCGCGTGGTGAGGGAGCTGGAGCTGTGCGCCGTGGAAGGATGGCCGATGGGCGAGGGCAAGGGCATCGAGTCCATTCCCGCCCCGCTGCTGTCCTCGGGCACCCTCGATGGCCCGGCGCGTGGGGAGCGCCGCCAGCTCACCGCCGTGTGTTGCCACGTGAGCCTCTCCGCCGACGGGAGCGTGGAGGAGGACGAGGAGTTGGACCTGCTGCTGAGGTCCCTGCACGCATCCTGCGCTTACATCGCCCGCCGCCACGGCGCCCACGTGGGCAGCGTGCTCGGGGAGTGGATGCTGTTCTACTTCGGCTATCCCCTGGCGGCGGAGGACGACGCGCGCCGGGCGGCCCGGGCGGCGCTGGAGATGGCCTCGCAAATGGAGCGCAAGGGCGCGGAGCTGGTGAGTGAGGGCAAGAGCCGCCTGGAGTTCCGGGCCGGCATTCACACGGGGCTCGTCATCAGCCAGGATCCGCATGCGCACGCGCGTGCCGACCTGCCCGCCCTCGTGGGCTCCACGCCCAATGTGGCGGTGCGGATGCAGGCGCGGGCCGAGCCCGGCGCCATCCTTGTGAGTGAGGCCACTTCCAAGCTGCTGCGTGGGCACTTCGTCTTCGATGAGGCTCGCCGGGAGGAGGGGGCAGGGGGCAAAGAGGGCGGGAGGTTCCGGCTGCTCCACGAGTACCGGACCTCGTCCACGGGCGTCGATGGGAGCATCACGCTGCCGCTGTATGGCCGGTCCGAGGAGCTGGACCTGTTGCGGCAACGGTGGGCTCAGACGGTGGGCGGGACGGGACAGAGCATCCTGCTGTCCGGCGAGCCGGGCATCGGCAAGTCGCGGCTGGTGCATGAGCTGGTCCGGAAGGTCCGTGGCACGCCGCACACCTTCCTCGAGTGCCGGTGCGCTCCGGAAGGCAAGAACAACGCGCTGTTCCCCGTGGTGGAGCTGCTGGAGTCCCTGCTGGGCCTCGGCCGCAACGCGAAGCCGGAGCAGGCCCTCGCGGCCATCGAAGCCCTGCTGACCCAGCACGGCTTCTTGCTCGCCGAGGCGATGCCCCTGGTGGCGGGCTTGTTGTCGGTGAGGGGCAGCTCGGGCCAATACCCGATTCCGGAGGTTTCTCCCCAGCGCGCCAAGGAGCTGACGCTGAATCTGCTGGTGTCCCTCTTCTTCGAGATGGCAGAGCAGCAGCCCTTGCTGCTGCTCGTCGAGGATCTGCACTGGGCGGATCCAACGACCCTGGAGCTGCTCTCGCAGCTCATCGAGGACTCCTCCACCACGCAGCTCTGCCTGGTGCTCACCGCTCGCTCGGAGTTCATTCCCTCTTGGCCCATGTCGAAGGTGCTCCAGGTGCAGCTGAGCCGGTTGGACCGGCAGCGCGCGGAGGAGATGGTGAGCGGGCTCACCCAGCAGACCCCGTTGCCCCGCGAGGTGGTGGAGCAACTGGTGAGCCGCACCGACGGGGTGCCGCTCTTCTTGGAAGAGCTGACGCGCATGGTGATGGACGCCTTGCCCGCGCGCGGCAGTGAAACCCCCTCGCGTGTCTGGACTCCCACCCGGCTGGCCATCCCCACCACCCTGCGCGACTCCCTGATGGCGCGGTTGGACCGGCTGGGGCCCGCGCGGGAGACGGCGCAGCTCGCCGCGGCGCTGGGGCGGGAGTTCAGCTACGAGGTGCTCCGGGCCGTCTCTCCCCGCCCCGAGGCGGAGTTGCAGCGGGACTTGAAGGCCCTGGCGGATGCGGACCTCGTCCACCGCCGGCGGGGCGTGCGCAATCCCAGCTACCTCTTCAAGCACGCGCTCATCCGGGACACGGCCTATGAGTCCATGCTCCGGCCCCTGCGCCGCGAGGTGCATGAGCGCATCGCGGCCATGCTGGAGCGGCACTTTCCCGAGGTGGTGGGCACTCGCCCGGACCTGCTCGCCCTGCACCACGCCGCGGCGGACCAGAAGCGCCAGGCGCTGGACTATGCCCAGAAGGCGGCGATGGGCGCGCTGATGCGCTCGGCCAACAACGAGGCCGTCGCCCATGCCTCCGACGCACTGGACTGGCTGGAGGTGGTGGCGGATGAGCGGGAGCGCGCGCAGGCCGAGCTGGGGTTGAACGGCATCATCATTCCGGCCCGGATGAGCACCCACGGTTGGGCGGATGAGCGCATCAAGAACCGGATTGACCGCTCCCAGCAACTCGTGGATGCCCTGGGCGACACGCCCCAGGTGGCGCCCAGCCTGTGGGCGCTGGGGCTCTACCACCACACGCGGGGCCACCGCGGGGCGGCCCGCGCCGTGATGGAGCGGCTGCTGGCCATGGGGGAGCAGTCCGCGGACGACTCCCTCATCGTCATGGCGCTGTGCGGACTGGGCCACTGCCTCACGGTCGAAGGCCGCATGGCCGAGGCCCGGGAGTGTTTCGAGCGCTCCCTGTCGCTCTATGACGCCTCACGTCACGCGAAGCTGGCGGTCTACCTGGGGCTGGATCCGCGCGCGTATGCCCAGATGGCCATGGGGTTCCTGGTGTGGATGATGGGCTATGCGGACCTCGCGGCCACCTATGCCCAGTCCGCCCTGACCTGGGCCGAGGAGACGAAGCATCCCAGCAGTCTCGCGCTGGCGTATTTCTTCCACCTCACCTTCCTTCAGGCTCAAGGGGCCCGCGACCAAGTCATCTCCCTGGGTGACAAGGCGCTGGAAATCACCCAGCGCTATGGTTTGCCCGCCAATGAGGTCTATTGCCGGATGGTGCGCAACTGGGCCGTGAGGGACCGGGACGGCCTGAGACGCGACATCGACGAGCTGCATCAGAAGCTGGGGGTGAGGCTCGCGATGACCTATTACAATTACCTGCTGGCGGAGCTGGAGTTCGACGCGCAGCGGTACAGCGCCGCCTTGGCAATCATCGACACGTTCCTGGGGGACGGGAGGCGCCCGGAAGAGCGCTATTACCTGGCGGATCTGCTGTGCCTCAAGGGCCGCTGCCTCCAGGCGCAAGGCGAATCCGGGGCCGCCGAGGCGTGTCTGAAGGAGGCCTTGGAGGTGGCGAAACAGCAATCAGCGAAAATGCTGGAATTGAAGGCAGCGAATGCGCTGTCTGAACTCTTCCAAGCGCGAGGCCAAACCGCGCAGGCCCGAGCGCTGCTCACGCCTTTGCTGGAATGGTTCACCGAGGGACTCCAGACGCCGGATGTCTCTCGTGCCCGAACCCTGCTGGGCCAGCTCGCCGCATGA
- a CDS encoding AAA family ATPase has protein sequence MIRSVHFENFRCLKDVELLLQPLTVLVGASSSGKTSVLEGMQYRLACEPSDYWRMDTSLRMSLQWTFEDGKQVRRVFPLSAFDSMSLHGHSVQSLALDLGALRNDSSMGRVTMLSPNGENLASVFSSLTPSQREAVVSQLCLLVPSLQNVGLHQTGPRTHQLRFQDRWHPDLWFTPWQVAESVMYLMAFLVLPYQTPLPDVLTLDEPERGLHSRLLRQVIGMLRRLSTGAMGVRPVQVVIATHSFDLLEHIPPNDLRLLSRSLENGAVQVSYPKQHLPEWKSRSIDPL, from the coding sequence ATGATCCGCTCGGTCCATTTCGAAAACTTCCGATGTTTGAAAGACGTGGAGCTGCTGCTTCAGCCCCTCACGGTCCTGGTGGGCGCCAGTTCCTCCGGAAAGACGTCGGTGCTCGAAGGAATGCAGTACCGGCTGGCGTGCGAGCCCTCGGATTACTGGCGCATGGACACCTCGCTGCGCATGTCCCTCCAGTGGACCTTCGAGGACGGAAAGCAGGTCCGCCGCGTCTTCCCGCTCTCGGCCTTCGATTCCATGTCCTTGCATGGACACTCGGTCCAGAGTCTGGCACTGGACCTTGGCGCACTGCGCAACGACAGCTCCATGGGGCGCGTCACGATGCTGAGCCCCAACGGGGAAAACCTCGCCAGCGTTTTCTCCTCGCTCACGCCCTCCCAGCGCGAGGCGGTGGTGAGCCAGCTGTGCCTGCTGGTCCCCTCCCTCCAGAATGTGGGCTTGCACCAGACGGGACCGCGCACGCACCAGCTGAGATTCCAGGACCGGTGGCACCCGGACCTCTGGTTCACGCCATGGCAGGTGGCCGAGAGCGTGATGTATCTCATGGCCTTCCTGGTCCTGCCGTATCAGACCCCGCTGCCCGATGTGCTCACGCTGGACGAGCCCGAACGGGGGCTGCACTCGCGCCTGCTCCGGCAGGTGATTGGGATGCTGCGCCGGTTGTCGACCGGTGCGATGGGCGTCCGGCCTGTCCAAGTCGTCATCGCCACGCACTCGTTCGACCTGCTCGAGCACATTCCGCCCAATGATCTGCGCCTGCTGTCGCGCTCCCTCGAGAATGGCGCCGTGCAGGTGAGCTACCCGAAACAACATCTCCCTGAATGGAAGAGCCGCTCCATCGACCCCCTCTGA